In Columba livia isolate bColLiv1 breed racing homer chromosome 16, bColLiv1.pat.W.v2, whole genome shotgun sequence, the DNA window GATCCTGCCGGGTGGCCCAGTGAATGTGGCGGATGCACGGGCACGGTGCTGCGCGGCCCCGCGGCTGCCTGGGCACCGAGGGGGCTGGCgatgtcccatccctgcacaGCACCCAGAAGTGGAGACTCGGGCACGTGGGACAGGGCAGGCAGCTGCCCAAGGTCACCCCAcgtcccagcactgccccctgccCTGGTTTGGAGGTGCTGACAGTGTGGGGCTGGCACGGGGATGCAGATccatggggagaagggctgccAGCCACCCCTGGGGGGTAATAAGCTCCCCGCTGTGGGAGTGCAGGGCagtggggctggctgggtgggTGGGTGCCCACGGCAGCCCCTGCCCCCTCAGGCTGCTACTCGCTGTCGGTGCGGCGCAGCGAGCGCGCGGCCTGGGACGCGGTGACGCACTACCGCATCCACCGCCTGGACAACGGCTGGCTCTACATCGCGCCCCGGCTCACCTTCCCCGGCCTGCACGACCTGGTGGATCACTACTCCGGTAACGCCCCGACAGCCCCCCCGGCAAACCCAGCCTGGGGGGATCCCCTGCgccctgcagggatggggggAAAAGGTGGTGGGTGGTCCCACACCCGCCCGGGTGCTCCCAGGGATGGTGCAGGTGGGGGCACCTACTGATGCTGCCGCTCCCTGCCCAGAGTTtggagaggggctgtgctgctccctcGGCGAGCCCTGCTCCACGCAAGGGCCGAGGGTGGCCCCCGTCCCGGCCATGCCAGCTGTGGTGAAGAAGCCATCCCTCAACTGGGACCAGATTGACAGGTGGGGACGGgcagggaaggggctggggctCCGGTCACCGCCCGTGCCCGGCGCTCGGGGGTCGGGACTGCCCACCCACCCCCGTCTGCCCTCGCACAGCTCCCTCCTGTTCTCGGGGGCCGCGTCCCCACCAGATGAGGACTCTCCCATCAGCCTGGGCCTGCGGGAGGCCATCAGCTCCTACCTCCTCCTGACAGAGACGGACACCCCCAAGCAGGGCCCTGGGGGGGCGCTGGCCAAGAGCAGCTGAGGGCTGGGCCCCACCTGGCCCACTATCACCCACTGATGCGGTGGGAGCCACGTGCCCGGGGGCATTGGCCTGGACCCAGGACAGCTGAGACCAAGGGGATAtgggcaggtgctgctggaggatGGGGCTGCCAGAGGGCCCATCCTCCCCCCAAGCCAGGTGTTTTGGGATGTGGCGTTTGAGCACATCAAGCATCACGCAGCGCCCaggggaggagaaggcagaggCTGCACAGGGAGCCCTGCCCGCCCAGGGGCTGCAACGGGGCCGCGCTGCATCCGCGCGCCCACGGCAGTGGGAAAGCAAACACCCAATGAGCCAAAACCCGGCCCAGACCCCTCAGCTACACGCGCAGAGTTTTTTGGGGTAGGGGGTCGGTGCAGGACAGGGCCTGTGAGCAGGAGACATGGGCCCTTGTGCTCCCACCCACCCATAAGTCACCCTCCGCGTGCTGGGacccacagagcagcagctgggagaaaaaaCAGCCTCTTACTGCACCCAAAGTAGCTGATTTTGAGAACTTTTAACACATGGATTGTACTGGGTTTACACTCCATAAAACAGGATCCTGTTGGACATGCAGCAGTAACCATTTATAATATCGTAATTAAAGGGTATCTCCTTCACAACGGAGGCTTTGTGAATAAATCATAAACTACCGGCTGCTACACAGGGCAGGTTTGAACCCACGGCAGCCGGGGGGTTTTGCTCCTGCTGTcacccccggccccgccaccagctctgcccaacctgggtgACACAGGGGCCCCAGCTCAGGCCTGGTCCTCAGCCAGGGCAAAACATTGACCATCACAACCGCCGTTCTAGGAGCAACGGGGGAAGAAATGTGTCCATGCCAGGGCGGGATGATCCAAAAGGCAGAACGCAAACACTCGCGTCTGAATCCAACCGAAGCGACACCTCTGGGCCAGAGGGGCCTTCGAATCAGCAAAAAGGCCTCAGAACAGCAACGCACCTGAGCCTTCACTTTCAACAGCCCCTTCACGACAGAGTTTGGCCTGGGGAAAGCACCAGAAGCTTCTCTGTGGTGAGAACCGGTGCAGAAGCAACTTCACTGCTCAGCGACATCCCTTCTGTCCTTTCTCTGTGCCGGGGCTGGCGCAGCAGCCCCCCGAGCTGCCGGTTTCCTGCCCCCGACATGCTCCGATCTCCTCCGCATTTTCACGTCTGACACGCTCGCTCTTGCGAGCCCACCAGCGCTTCCTCGTTCCCTCCCACACGGCGGCCCAGAGCTTTGCTCAGCCCTCAGCCCAGgtgtcctcagcacaggacacggGGCGGGTTTGTCccccagcagctgagctgtcaCCCCTGGGGCCCCCGGGGCAGCTCAGAGGGTTTTGGTTCCTTCATTTTTGCCATGAACACACCGTGTGTGAACAAACGCCAGCTCCTGGGCCCCCTCCAGCTCCACGCTGGATCCAGGCTGGGGGATGCTCTTACACCACGGTGACGGCTCTACCCGAGcctggaggcagcagccacagccacaaAACTGCTCCTCTGACACCTGTATCCTGGTGATTGATAAGATGCAGAGCACCTGGTTGGAAAACCCATTTGCATCCTTCTCCAACCCTTCTgagccccttccctcctccttcccagcccCACAACCTCTTACTTCTGGGCCCACTTGTTCTGGGAACCATTGTGACAAGTCCCCAGAACAGGGGACAGAGCTGcgggggggtcccagggtgCCCAGCCCTGGATGTTGCCACCCCCGCTCCCCACCTCCCAGTGTCAAacactgcagccccagctgccaccagagGCACCAAGGCAGGTGCCCAACCCGGTTTTGAACAGCGGGAAGATGCAGAGCAGCTCCCACCccaggcagggagggcagagccaggagctgctgtcctGGGCAGCGCAGGACAAGGATGCTGAATGTGCTGAAAGGGCAGAACAAGCCCCAAggaccccagcagcaccagggcagCACGGGACCCGCCAGCTGCCTCAGCCACACACAGGTGGGCGGCCATGGAGACCCCTGAGGGACGGGAGCTGCCACCTGTGCGCACCAGAGCTGCTCCGAGTGCCCAGGACACCGCTCGGATGCTTCTCTGCTGTGTCAGGGCACGCAGAGCTGTGGCCACTTGGGCCACACCAGCCAGGCTGTGGCCAGCACTGACCTCCTCTGAGAGCTTTGTCACCAACCTCTGAAGTGACAAGTACTCCCCCCTCCACAGGTAACACTAAATTCTCAACAGGCCAGACAAACGCGCCGTTTCTTCCTCCACTAGAGGTTCTGGCAACGTGCAAGTGTGAGTGCTGGGGGAGCCCTCCCCAAGGTCAAGGTCATACCTGTGTCTCTGTCCCCGCTGCCTGACTCCATTGCCACGCGGGCAGCCAGACGGAGTCACagcatgtcaggggttgaagggacctggaaagctcatccagtgcaatcccccatggagcaggaacacccagatgaggt includes these proteins:
- the SLA2 gene encoding src-like-adapter 2 isoform X2, with product MGSLPSREKPLDVLPAAADTAEPPVPTQTAPGGFLAVALCDFPSGAGAAAVLRMGEQLRVLSEDGDWWLVASEVSGRECHIPSSCVAKVRHRWLYEGVSRQKAEELLLRPGNRSGSFLIRESQTRRGCYSLSVRRSERAAWDAVTHYRIHRLDNGWLYIAPRLTFPGLHDLVDHYSEFGEGLCCSLGEPCSTQGPRVAPVPAMPAVVKKPSLNWDQIDSSLLFSGAASPPDEDSPISLGLREAISSYLLLTETDTPKQGPGGALAKSS
- the SLA2 gene encoding src-like-adapter 2 isoform X1 gives rise to the protein MLGRVHHRAGRRAHGPTTDSLANTQAKPRPPHRDMLPRFCPWSSAGAREAAWPAGASQDVLTCAAAPRAVPSANQGRTLGRWVSLHGRQRPCQHRGLCRWLYEGVSRQKAEELLLRPGNRSGSFLIRESQTRRGCYSLSVRRSERAAWDAVTHYRIHRLDNGWLYIAPRLTFPGLHDLVDHYSEFGEGLCCSLGEPCSTQGPRVAPVPAMPAVVKKPSLNWDQIDSSLLFSGAASPPDEDSPISLGLREAISSYLLLTETDTPKQGPGGALAKSS